The Dehalococcoidia bacterium nucleotide sequence TTTGCTGATGATTAGGGGGTAGTCTGCCCAAGCAGACAGGATTTCCCCTGAAAAGGGGGTTGTTCAGAGGGCGAAACCACGGAAAAACCACACTTCGACGTTATTTTATTGAGGGAATTCCGCTGAACTTATTCTTTGACCGACTTGATCAGAGGTTCCCATACAGCTCTAGCCCCGATTCGGATAGCCTCCTCCACGATGGGAATCACTTCTTCCGAGCGGCGAAAGATATCCACCACATCGATTGTCTCCGGAACGGACGAAAGGTCAGGATAGCTCTTTTCGCCTATTACCTCGGCGACGGCTGGATTTACCGGAATAACTCTGTATCCGTGTTCCTTCAAATAGGTTCCAACTGCAAAGCTCGGCCGATCTTCCTTTGGAGATATCCCCACAATAGCAATGGTTTTACTTGATTGGAGTATCTTTTGCTCTAAATTCACCTGGGGCCTCCGAAGCAGCTTCTCTCCCTGCTTATCAACCCTGAAGCCTTCCTAAAACCGCCTGGCTGG carries:
- a CDS encoding CoA-binding protein is translated as MNLEQKILQSSKTIAIVGISPKEDRPSFAVGTYLKEHGYRVIPVNPAVAEVIGEKSYPDLSSVPETIDVVDIFRRSEEVIPIVEEAIRIGARAVWEPLIKSVKE